GAGCGCGTTACTCGATCAGATTGCCCAAGACCAGATTACCGCTAATGCGTTAGAAAAACGGGTACATGGTGTGCGCTTTGTTGGCGCAAAAGATGGCGATTTTATTATTGCACCACGCGGGTTTGAGGCCATAACGTGCGTAGGAGGGGTGCAATGTATCAAGCTAAAATAAATGTATGCACAAATTCGTGCTATAAATACCTATGAGTAGAGTTTTTGAGTGGGACGAGGCTAAAGCGGCGAGTAATTTTCGCAAGCATGGGGTTCATTTCGAGGAGGCGGCATTCGTGTTTGACGACCCCTTGGCGGTTTCGATTCAAGACCGAATAGAAAACGGCGAGGCGCGATGGCAAACCATCGGCATGGCCGGAGGGTGTTTGCTGCTATTGGTGGCGCATACGGTGCGCTTTGAGGATGTGGAAGTCGTTGAAATCATTTCCGCACGACGTACCGACAAAAAGGAGAGATACCGCTATGAGCATGGTTAGACACGAGCAAGGGAAGCTACCGGCCTTAACGGCCCAACGTCGCGCAGAGCTTGAAGCACTAGCGAAAATGCCGGATGCGAGCATCGACTACAGCGACATTCCGCCGTTGACTGATGCGTTTTGGCAAAACGCCGTGAGCAATCCCTTTTACAAGCCGACCAAGACGCACGCGACTGTGCGGCTGGACTCGGATGTGATGGCTTGGCTGAAATCGCAGGGAAAGGGCTATCAGACGCGGCTAAACGCTATTTTGCGCAAAGCGATGTTGGAAGACATCGACAAGGCGCACGGGTAGACTGCAAGAAAGACGAAAGCCCCACGGCGGGAACCGTAGGGCTTTCAATTTGAGTGACTGGG
This portion of the Iodobacter fluviatilis genome encodes:
- a CDS encoding BrnT family toxin; the protein is MSRVFEWDEAKAASNFRKHGVHFEEAAFVFDDPLAVSIQDRIENGEARWQTIGMAGGCLLLLVAHTVRFEDVEVVEIISARRTDKKERYRYEHG
- a CDS encoding BrnA antitoxin family protein; translated protein: MSMVRHEQGKLPALTAQRRAELEALAKMPDASIDYSDIPPLTDAFWQNAVSNPFYKPTKTHATVRLDSDVMAWLKSQGKGYQTRLNAILRKAMLEDIDKAHG